Proteins found in one Aneurinibacillus uraniidurans genomic segment:
- a CDS encoding acyltransferase, whose amino-acid sequence MQKRLRELDWMRSFAALSVIMIHVTSGYVIANPAAYVVNQAMRYAVPLFIILSGFLLFYVDRNRDQLSWSSFYKKRFSKIVAPYLIWTVIYTLYTYHDAVAAGQYGKWLAALKVDLIRGTGFVHLYFLLIMVQLYAIYPLLWKWLQKHAASFLAVTFVVTVFSQTMIYFHALHIVHLPRLVVPYVILFPLWLFYFGAGMYVAKHNETITSALSGWTVQLGIMYIASFGLLLLDSHYTHTYDSSIKPTVMVYCFVSYAFFLSIAMKLKDVRGQLARFSDWLAIQSFLVFLLHPLVLVWIQRTYHEWAQFWKTTPGFLLLFGIVTAVSCLLVYMASWLRPVIWIGGIPRSTPAASSSKQKQATGAQ is encoded by the coding sequence ATGCAAAAAAGGTTGCGCGAGTTGGACTGGATGCGGTCATTTGCTGCCCTATCGGTTATTATGATTCATGTCACGTCGGGATATGTGATCGCTAATCCAGCTGCTTATGTTGTAAATCAGGCGATGCGCTATGCAGTGCCGCTCTTCATTATTTTATCCGGCTTTTTATTGTTTTATGTGGATCGGAATCGTGATCAATTATCATGGTCTTCTTTTTATAAGAAGCGCTTCAGTAAAATTGTCGCCCCTTATTTGATTTGGACAGTCATATATACGCTGTATACCTACCATGATGCAGTAGCGGCAGGGCAATATGGGAAGTGGCTAGCCGCATTGAAGGTAGATCTTATAAGAGGAACGGGATTTGTCCATCTGTATTTTCTTCTGATTATGGTGCAGCTGTATGCCATCTATCCACTGCTGTGGAAATGGCTGCAAAAGCATGCGGCTAGCTTTTTGGCGGTAACATTTGTTGTGACGGTGTTTTCGCAGACGATGATTTATTTCCATGCGCTGCACATTGTTCATTTGCCACGGCTGGTTGTGCCCTATGTTATTCTTTTCCCGCTCTGGTTGTTTTATTTTGGCGCTGGGATGTATGTGGCAAAACATAATGAGACGATTACTTCTGCGCTATCTGGTTGGACTGTACAGCTTGGTATAATGTATATAGCTTCATTTGGGCTGCTGTTACTGGATAGTCACTATACGCACACGTACGATTCTTCAATCAAGCCGACGGTTATGGTGTATTGCTTTGTCTCTTACGCATTCTTCCTGAGCATAGCGATGAAGCTCAAAGACGTGCGTGGCCAACTGGCTCGATTTTCTGACTGGTTGGCAATTCAGTCCTTTTTGGTATTTTTGCTGCATCCACTTGTACTTGTTTGGATTCAGCGCACGTATCATGAATGGGCACAGTTCTGGAAAACAACACCAGGATTCCTCCTGTTGTTTGGTATTGTTACAGCTGTATCATGTTTGCTCGTTTATATGGCGAGCTGGCTTCGCCCTGTTATTTGGATCGGTGGCATACCGCGGTCAACTCCTGCGGCTTCTTCCTCTAAACAGAAGCAAGCTACAGGTGCACAGTAA
- a CDS encoding PilZ domain-containing protein, which translates to MEQVKFEYKGRLEFGNMGVIEGELLSLEVANADRYTVGDVIMFLDAGKRFPMKIIKKGIRELYLFVPLFETHFPNNRRRMARVPVKLPAYVNDYISERVYEIPADLRVRVIDVSLQGFGFVSSERLRVNHAYYVAFDTNDLEIKTKTIIRNETMADEGYRYGCEIQSITREDFHVLRRFLLVRQLSRALQNPLRS; encoded by the coding sequence ATGGAGCAGGTCAAGTTTGAATATAAAGGAAGACTTGAGTTTGGGAATATGGGCGTGATTGAAGGTGAATTGCTTAGTTTAGAAGTTGCCAATGCAGATAGATATACTGTGGGTGACGTGATTATGTTTTTAGATGCAGGAAAGCGTTTTCCTATGAAGATTATTAAAAAAGGAATACGTGAGCTATATTTATTTGTCCCTTTATTTGAAACCCACTTTCCAAACAATCGGCGCCGTATGGCACGGGTTCCTGTGAAACTGCCAGCTTATGTGAATGATTATATCAGCGAGCGAGTGTATGAAATTCCTGCTGACCTGCGTGTTCGCGTCATTGACGTAAGCTTACAGGGCTTTGGTTTTGTATCGTCTGAACGCTTACGAGTGAATCATGCATATTATGTAGCATTTGATACGAATGACCTAGAAATTAAAACAAAGACGATCATTCGTAATGAAACGATGGCCGATGAGGGATATCGATATGGTTGCGAAATTCAGTCAATCACACGAGAAGACTTCCATGTGTTGCGACGATTTTTATTGGTTCGCCAACTATCTCGGGCACTACAGAATCCATTGCGTTCGTAA
- the aspA gene encoding aspartate ammonia-lyase, which produces MEQANNYRVEKDFLGEKQVPLHAYYGVQTMRAVENFPITGYRIHESLIVAMAIVKKAAALANMETGQLNSRVGEAIVNAAQEIMDGKLHDQFIVDPIQGGAGTSINMNTNEVIANRGLELLGKEKGNYFELSPNTHVNMAQSTNDSFPTAIHISVLSMLDKLLITMQEMHDAFGKKAKEFDHVIKMGRTHLQDAVPIRLGQEFEAYRRVIERDMKRIKQSRQHMYEVNMGATAVGTGLNADPRYIESVVKHLADISGFPIVGAEHLVDATQNTDAYTEVSAALKVCMMNMSKIANDLRLMASGPRVGLGEITLPARQPGSSIMPGKVNPVMAEVINQIAFQVIGNDHTICLASEAGQLELNVMEPVLVFNLLQSISIMNNGFRVFREYCLEGITANEEKMKEYVDKSVGVITAVNPHLGYETAARIAREAILSGKSVRELCLHYNVLTEEELDLILDPFEMTHPGIAGASLLFKD; this is translated from the coding sequence ATGGAACAAGCAAACAATTATCGCGTAGAAAAAGATTTCCTTGGTGAAAAACAAGTACCCCTTCACGCTTATTATGGTGTGCAGACGATGCGTGCCGTTGAGAACTTCCCGATTACAGGCTACCGTATTCACGAATCCCTTATCGTAGCGATGGCGATTGTAAAGAAAGCTGCAGCGCTGGCAAATATGGAAACTGGTCAGCTGAACTCGCGCGTTGGAGAAGCAATTGTTAATGCAGCGCAAGAGATCATGGATGGCAAGCTGCATGATCAGTTTATTGTCGATCCGATTCAAGGCGGCGCTGGTACGTCCATTAATATGAATACAAATGAAGTAATTGCAAATCGTGGACTTGAACTGCTTGGCAAAGAAAAAGGCAACTATTTTGAGTTAAGTCCGAACACACATGTGAATATGGCCCAGTCAACGAATGACTCGTTCCCAACTGCGATTCATATCTCAGTGCTGAGTATGCTCGATAAACTGCTGATTACGATGCAGGAGATGCATGATGCATTCGGCAAAAAAGCAAAAGAGTTCGACCATGTGATTAAAATGGGACGTACGCATTTGCAGGATGCAGTGCCGATTCGCCTTGGTCAGGAATTCGAAGCATACCGACGTGTGATAGAGCGTGACATGAAGCGAATCAAGCAGTCACGCCAGCATATGTACGAAGTAAACATGGGAGCAACTGCCGTTGGTACTGGTTTGAATGCTGATCCGCGCTATATTGAAAGCGTTGTAAAGCATCTGGCTGATATTTCAGGCTTCCCGATTGTGGGGGCGGAGCACCTGGTTGATGCGACACAAAATACTGACGCGTATACAGAAGTATCTGCTGCACTTAAAGTGTGTATGATGAACATGTCCAAAATCGCCAACGATCTGCGCCTGATGGCATCTGGTCCACGCGTTGGACTTGGTGAGATTACACTGCCAGCGCGCCAGCCAGGCTCTTCGATCATGCCAGGTAAAGTAAATCCGGTTATGGCCGAAGTCATCAATCAGATCGCGTTCCAGGTAATCGGTAACGACCATACAATCTGCTTGGCATCTGAAGCAGGTCAGCTGGAACTGAATGTTATGGAGCCTGTGCTTGTGTTCAATTTGCTACAGTCGATTAGCATTATGAACAATGGTTTCCGTGTCTTCCGGGAATACTGCCTTGAAGGCATCACAGCTAATGAAGAGAAGATGAAAGAATACGTGGATAAGAGCGTGGGAGTTATTACAGCCGTAAATCCACATCTTGGTTATGAAACAGCAGCACGCATTGCACGGGAAGCTATTCTGTCTGGTAAGTCCGTACGGGAGCTGTGCTTGCATTACAACGTGCTAACAGAAGAAGAGCTGGATCTCATTCTTGATCCGTTCGAGATGACACACCCAGGCATTGCCGGCGCATCGCTGTTGTTCAAAGATTAA
- a CDS encoding alpha/beta-type small acid-soluble spore protein, which produces MARNNKLLVPQAAQLLDQYKYEIASEFGVQLGSDTVSRANGSVGGEITKRLVQMAQQQLKG; this is translated from the coding sequence ATGGCACGCAACAACAAGCTTCTTGTACCGCAAGCAGCTCAACTGCTTGACCAGTATAAATACGAGATCGCATCCGAATTTGGTGTACAGCTAGGGAGTGATACCGTCTCTCGCGCAAACGGTTCGGTTGGCGGGGAGATTACGAAGCGTCTCGTCCAAATGGCTCAGCAGCAGCTAAAAGGATAA
- a CDS encoding DUF2167 domain-containing protein, protein MRFWLRIFVVCTLLTSISSAVLAEVQVNWIKGGKPVQVGDKFATFDMSPKLQYLHKDDTIKLQKEYGNTPTSREIGSIYPVDRKENWFVVLEYDEVGHIKDEEKGKIDADAILQSYKDGSEEDNKTKNPEDRLQVIGWDIVPSYDEKTHQLQWSMLIEDAKKNRLINYNVEMLTRQGYVSFILVSDPENLAKNRKSLNDLILSKFKVNEGNRYEDFNASTDKVAEYGLTGLIMGGLGLAAAKKLGLLALLGLYFKKAVILIVAALGAVVVFIKKLFTKKSETDDDLKTGT, encoded by the coding sequence ATGCGATTTTGGTTACGTATTTTTGTAGTATGTACCCTGCTAACAAGTATTTCTTCAGCAGTTCTGGCAGAGGTACAGGTCAATTGGATTAAAGGTGGGAAACCTGTTCAGGTTGGCGATAAATTCGCAACCTTTGATATGAGTCCGAAGCTTCAGTATTTACATAAAGACGATACGATCAAGCTGCAAAAGGAATATGGGAATACACCGACCTCGCGGGAGATTGGAAGTATTTATCCGGTTGATCGGAAAGAGAACTGGTTTGTTGTTCTTGAATATGATGAAGTCGGACATATTAAGGACGAAGAAAAAGGTAAAATTGATGCGGATGCCATTTTGCAAAGCTATAAAGATGGAAGTGAGGAAGACAATAAAACTAAAAATCCGGAAGATCGTCTTCAGGTAATCGGCTGGGATATTGTGCCTTCCTATGACGAGAAAACTCATCAGCTGCAATGGTCTATGCTAATCGAAGATGCCAAAAAAAATCGTCTGATTAACTACAATGTTGAAATGTTAACGCGTCAAGGATATGTCTCATTTATTCTCGTATCTGATCCAGAAAATCTGGCTAAAAACAGAAAGTCATTAAATGATCTCATCCTATCCAAGTTTAAAGTAAACGAGGGAAATCGCTATGAAGATTTTAACGCTTCTACTGATAAGGTTGCAGAGTATGGTTTGACCGGATTAATTATGGGTGGACTTGGACTAGCAGCTGCTAAGAAACTTGGATTATTAGCTCTGTTAGGTTTATACTTTAAAAAAGCAGTCATATTGATTGTAGCTGCACTTGGGGCAGTAGTAGTTTTCATCAAAAAACTCTTTACGAAAAAGAGCGAGACGGATGATGATTTAAAAACAGGTACATAA
- the hemY gene encoding protoporphyrinogen oxidase, whose product MTPTHTVAIIGGGITGLTTAYYLQKAVREQNLPIRYVLIEAEDRLGGTIITDYTNDFVIELGPDSFLARKTSIIRLAEEVGLKDDLVRNHTGQAFILTNGQLHPMPGGSIMGIPTKVAPFVTTSLFSLPGKMRAACDLFLPRAQSNGSDQSLGKFFRRRLGNEVVENLIEPLLSGVYSGDIDDLSLMSTFPQFYQVEQKYRSLILGMRSTTPKQPKSAGDKKSSSAFMTFKSGLQSLVESIEARLDPNCIRTGTSVSRVAQAESGYTLHLSDGTQLNADSVVLSSSLHPTRKMLAEYDFSHLLSEIPTSSVATAALAFPLEAIQQDVNGTGFIVSRNENFTITACTWTHKKWPHTAPAGKALLRCFVGRPWDDSPVHLPDEELIAVIMNDLNKIMKIDQKPEFYRISRWKQVRPQYVVGHKARIDQFVHELGENMPGMFVAGAPYYGSGLPDCIDQGEAAVSEVIKFLHTPSAISL is encoded by the coding sequence ATGACTCCAACCCATACAGTTGCGATCATCGGCGGTGGGATCACTGGCCTGACAACTGCGTACTATTTGCAAAAGGCCGTTCGGGAACAAAATTTGCCGATCCGCTATGTACTCATTGAAGCAGAAGACCGTCTAGGCGGTACAATCATAACAGATTACACGAACGACTTTGTGATTGAACTCGGACCCGATTCCTTTCTGGCTCGCAAGACAAGCATAATTCGTCTCGCAGAGGAAGTCGGGCTTAAAGATGATCTTGTGCGCAATCATACCGGACAGGCTTTTATTTTGACAAATGGCCAGCTTCATCCAATGCCAGGCGGTTCCATCATGGGCATTCCGACAAAAGTAGCTCCGTTTGTTACCACGTCTCTCTTTTCCTTACCTGGGAAAATGCGAGCAGCCTGCGACCTGTTTCTCCCACGCGCCCAGTCAAACGGATCTGATCAGTCACTAGGGAAGTTCTTCCGTCGTCGTCTTGGCAATGAAGTGGTAGAAAACTTGATTGAGCCACTTCTCTCCGGTGTATATTCAGGGGATATTGATGACTTAAGCCTAATGTCGACATTCCCGCAGTTTTATCAGGTGGAGCAAAAATATCGCAGTCTCATTCTTGGCATGCGCTCTACGACACCTAAGCAACCAAAGTCAGCCGGTGATAAAAAGTCGTCAAGCGCTTTCATGACATTCAAAAGCGGACTCCAATCATTGGTAGAATCGATTGAAGCTCGGCTCGACCCAAACTGTATCCGCACAGGAACGAGCGTATCTCGCGTGGCACAGGCGGAAAGTGGCTATACGCTTCATCTATCAGATGGCACACAACTGAATGCAGACAGTGTGGTGCTTAGCTCATCCCTACATCCAACGCGGAAGATGCTAGCGGAATACGATTTCTCTCATCTGCTATCTGAAATTCCTACTTCATCTGTTGCAACTGCTGCCCTCGCCTTTCCACTCGAAGCGATTCAGCAAGATGTGAACGGCACAGGCTTCATCGTATCCCGCAACGAAAACTTTACGATTACCGCCTGTACGTGGACACATAAAAAATGGCCGCATACAGCTCCAGCAGGTAAAGCACTACTTCGTTGCTTTGTTGGTCGTCCGTGGGATGATTCTCCGGTCCACCTTCCGGATGAGGAACTAATCGCGGTGATTATGAATGACTTGAACAAAATTATGAAGATCGATCAAAAACCGGAATTTTATCGTATCTCCCGTTGGAAACAAGTGCGTCCACAATATGTAGTCGGGCATAAAGCTCGCATCGATCAATTCGTACATGAGCTTGGTGAGAACATGCCTGGTATGTTTGTCGCTGGCGCTCCCTACTATGGATCAGGGCTTCCCGATTGTATTGACCAGGGAGAAGCTGCTGTATCTGAAGTAATCAAGTTTTTACATACGCCTTCAGCTATTTCACTTTAA
- the hemH gene encoding ferrochelatase, producing MTKQRMGLLVMAYGTPHSPDEVESYYTHIRRGRKPTPELLNELITRYERIGGLSPLARITEEQAKALAAKLNEMQDTITFTAFLGLKHITPFIEDGVKNMREADLHEAVSIVLAPHYSTFSAQSYNDRAQAEAKAIGNIRIHSIDSWYDQPAFIRYWADRLRETFSTVSEVDRDRTVVLFTAHSLPERIKQMNDPYPEQIAHTARMIAEEAGIQHYTTAWQSAGRTPEPWLGPDVQDRMRELHAEGYTTMVFCPVGFVSDHLEVLYDNDIECKQIADELGIRYLRPPMPNTHDTFIEGLANAVLDEIAKKERDK from the coding sequence ATGACGAAACAGCGAATGGGACTGCTCGTGATGGCGTACGGAACGCCGCACAGTCCCGATGAAGTAGAATCTTACTATACACATATTCGACGCGGGCGAAAACCTACCCCCGAACTTCTGAATGAGTTGATCACACGATATGAACGGATTGGGGGGCTCTCCCCTCTTGCTCGTATTACAGAGGAACAGGCCAAGGCGCTTGCTGCAAAGTTAAATGAGATGCAAGACACGATTACGTTTACAGCCTTTCTCGGGCTTAAGCATATTACCCCGTTCATTGAAGACGGAGTGAAAAACATGCGGGAAGCAGACCTGCACGAAGCTGTTAGCATCGTGCTTGCGCCGCACTACTCCACGTTTAGTGCGCAATCATATAATGATCGCGCACAGGCGGAGGCGAAAGCAATCGGGAATATACGCATCCATTCGATTGACAGCTGGTATGATCAGCCTGCGTTCATCCGTTATTGGGCAGATCGCCTGCGTGAGACATTTTCGACCGTTTCGGAAGTGGACCGTGATCGGACAGTTGTGCTATTCACAGCGCACAGCTTACCAGAACGCATCAAGCAGATGAATGATCCGTATCCCGAGCAAATTGCCCATACCGCTCGTATGATTGCAGAAGAAGCAGGCATACAGCATTATACAACCGCCTGGCAGAGCGCAGGTCGAACACCAGAGCCATGGCTTGGACCAGATGTGCAGGACCGAATGCGTGAGCTGCATGCAGAAGGCTACACGACAATGGTATTCTGTCCGGTTGGATTCGTATCGGACCATCTAGAAGTATTGTACGACAACGACATTGAATGTAAGCAGATAGCCGATGAACTTGGTATCCGCTATCTGCGTCCACCTATGCCGAACACACATGATACATTCATCGAGGGACTTGCAAACGCTGTGCTGGATGAGATTGCAAAGAAAGAACGTGATAAATAA
- the hemE gene encoding uroporphyrinogen decarboxylase, producing MSAKPFNDNFLKACRGEEHNHVPVWYMRQAGRYQPEYRKIREKYSLFEITHRPEVCAEVTMLPIQQLDVDAAILFADIMTPMPALGIDVEIKSSIGPVIANPITSKADVEKLGTLDPDADVPYILDTIKLLREQLHVPLIGFAGAPFTLASYLLEGGPSRNYYKTKAFMHAQPEAWHLLMDKLGEMTITYLKAQIKAGAQAIQVFDSWVGALNAQDYQTFVAPVMNKIFSALQDEDAPKIMFGVGASHLLTEWNRLPLDVIGLDWRTSIQSAREQGVTRTVQGNLDPGLLLADWAQIEQKTKEILDQGMENPNFIFNLGHGVYPQVQVETLQRLTAFIHEYSAKN from the coding sequence ATGAGCGCAAAGCCATTTAATGATAATTTTTTGAAAGCATGCCGAGGTGAGGAGCACAACCACGTACCTGTATGGTATATGCGTCAGGCGGGTCGTTATCAGCCAGAATACCGTAAAATTCGCGAAAAATATTCGCTGTTTGAAATTACACACCGCCCGGAGGTCTGTGCGGAAGTTACTATGCTTCCAATCCAGCAGCTTGATGTGGATGCGGCCATTCTGTTTGCTGACATCATGACACCAATGCCGGCCCTTGGAATTGATGTAGAAATTAAATCAAGCATCGGACCTGTCATTGCCAATCCGATCACATCCAAAGCTGACGTAGAAAAACTCGGTACGCTTGATCCGGACGCAGACGTTCCGTACATTCTTGATACGATTAAACTGTTACGTGAACAGCTCCATGTCCCACTCATTGGCTTTGCAGGCGCTCCTTTCACACTTGCCAGCTATTTACTTGAAGGCGGTCCATCACGTAACTACTATAAAACAAAAGCTTTCATGCATGCTCAACCAGAAGCATGGCATCTATTGATGGACAAGCTTGGCGAAATGACGATTACTTATTTGAAAGCACAAATCAAGGCAGGTGCTCAGGCAATTCAAGTGTTCGACTCCTGGGTAGGAGCACTTAATGCGCAAGATTATCAGACGTTCGTAGCTCCAGTTATGAACAAGATTTTCTCTGCTCTTCAAGATGAAGACGCACCAAAAATTATGTTTGGTGTCGGAGCAAGCCATCTGCTTACGGAATGGAATCGCTTGCCGCTTGATGTCATCGGACTTGACTGGCGCACAAGCATCCAGTCTGCACGGGAGCAGGGCGTAACTCGTACTGTTCAAGGTAACCTTGATCCAGGTCTGCTTCTTGCTGATTGGGCACAGATTGAACAAAAAACAAAAGAAATTCTTGATCAAGGCATGGAAAACCCGAACTTTATTTTCAACCTTGGTCATGGTGTATATCCGCAAGTACAAGTTGAAACCCTGCAACGTCTGACGGCGTTCATCCATGAATACTCCGCCAAAAACTAG
- a CDS encoding M15 family metallopeptidase encodes MNKQTTMLALLLAAASFTAGCTSETGSKPSDQTATQPPSQNNSHKNTQAQAQPDPLTDERTKAALATTVMKNNSGVQEVTNMNDVLVVVNKQRNLQSTFEPSDLVEPNIPFSFKEKSPRKMMRKEAATALEELFAQAKAENIDLLGQSAYRPYSMQKSVFARLTKKYGSEEKANAVSAYPGQSEHQTGLAIDITSKRMGNTLEQTFGDTPEGKWLAANAPKYGFIIRYPKGKESITGYAYEPWHIRYVGKTVAQEITEKGITLEEYLSQ; translated from the coding sequence GTGAACAAACAAACAACGATGCTGGCACTCCTGTTGGCGGCCGCATCTTTTACAGCAGGCTGCACATCTGAGACCGGATCAAAACCATCAGATCAGACAGCTACGCAACCACCAAGCCAAAATAACAGCCACAAAAATACCCAGGCCCAAGCTCAACCTGACCCGCTTACAGATGAGAGAACAAAAGCAGCACTGGCTACTACCGTTATGAAAAATAATAGCGGTGTTCAGGAAGTAACAAATATGAATGATGTACTGGTCGTGGTAAACAAGCAGCGGAATCTTCAATCTACTTTTGAACCGTCTGATCTTGTAGAGCCAAATATTCCATTCTCATTCAAAGAAAAAAGCCCGCGCAAAATGATGCGTAAAGAAGCAGCGACAGCGCTTGAAGAGCTATTCGCTCAAGCGAAAGCGGAAAACATCGACCTCCTCGGCCAATCAGCGTACCGTCCGTATTCGATGCAAAAATCAGTATTTGCCCGCCTAACCAAAAAATACGGCAGTGAAGAGAAAGCAAATGCCGTCAGTGCCTATCCAGGTCAAAGCGAGCACCAGACCGGCCTTGCGATTGACATCACAAGCAAACGCATGGGTAATACACTTGAGCAAACGTTTGGCGATACACCGGAAGGAAAATGGCTTGCAGCAAATGCACCAAAATACGGCTTTATCATCCGCTATCCAAAAGGTAAAGAATCCATTACAGGCTACGCGTATGAACCGTGGCATATTCGCTATGTAGGCAAAACTGTTGCCCAGGAAATTACAGAGAAAGGGATCACTCTTGAAGAGTATCTGTCACAATAA
- a CDS encoding 2-phosphosulfolactate phosphatase has product MKIEVVQTVEEIRHEQVAGRTVIVIDVLKAGSTIVTALDLGFASVLPVETIGQAQLLRKTPNVIFAGERHGKKISEFTYSNSPTELCTHKQPGQQLVLTTTDGTIAISKAARAAHLLIGCFLNAYACIEEALRRQLDITLYCAGTRQAFALEDGLAAGLMIEHARTLLPCVRICDLGIALAASYTHLASSLPDLLLETATGRRIAQQQGTADVLYCARLNTTSIVPMLQDKNLIAATISSLN; this is encoded by the coding sequence ATGAAGATCGAAGTCGTGCAAACCGTAGAAGAAATCCGCCATGAGCAGGTGGCCGGACGTACTGTTATCGTCATTGATGTGCTAAAAGCAGGCAGTACGATTGTAACCGCACTTGATTTGGGATTTGCTTCTGTACTCCCTGTCGAAACCATTGGGCAGGCACAACTACTACGAAAGACGCCAAATGTCATCTTCGCTGGTGAGCGGCACGGCAAAAAAATTTCCGAATTCACATACAGTAATTCACCTACTGAATTGTGCACCCATAAACAGCCCGGACAACAGCTTGTGCTGACAACAACAGATGGCACAATCGCAATCAGTAAAGCAGCCCGTGCCGCTCATCTACTGATTGGCTGCTTCCTAAATGCATATGCCTGCATCGAAGAAGCACTGCGTCGTCAGCTCGATATTACGCTGTACTGTGCCGGAACACGGCAGGCTTTTGCCTTAGAAGACGGACTGGCAGCCGGACTTATGATCGAACACGCCAGAACCCTTCTACCATGCGTACGTATATGCGACCTCGGCATTGCTCTTGCTGCAAGCTACACACACTTAGCCTCATCCCTTCCTGATCTCCTGCTTGAGACCGCAACCGGCAGGCGTATCGCCCAGCAGCAGGGAACAGCAGATGTGCTGTACTGCGCCAGATTGAATACAACTTCCATCGTTCCGATGCTGCAAGACAAAAATCTGATTGCAGCTACAATCTCTTCATTAAATTGA
- a CDS encoding DUF2619 domain-containing protein, with protein sequence MFEKAILGMASLRILSGSLEILAALFILRVNQVEKALLINSGLAFVGPLVLLLTTTIGLLGVAERVSFGKLVWILAGVALILIGVRK encoded by the coding sequence GTGTTTGAAAAGGCAATTCTCGGTATGGCCTCACTCCGCATTTTGTCCGGGTCACTGGAAATACTTGCGGCACTTTTTATTTTACGTGTGAATCAGGTGGAAAAAGCACTTCTGATTAACTCTGGCTTAGCATTTGTTGGACCGCTCGTGTTGTTGTTGACGACAACCATCGGCCTGCTTGGTGTAGCGGAACGGGTTAGTTTTGGAAAATTAGTATGGATTCTGGCCGGCGTGGCGCTTATTTTGATTGGGGTACGAAAATAA